From Pirellulales bacterium, a single genomic window includes:
- a CDS encoding prolipoprotein diacylglyceryl transferase family protein, which produces MPWTYPALMLVAIAVGAAISRRTQRALSLSAMERLGIGLGAFCGAFIGARLPFVLSNWNGLMSGAAWFGDGKTIVAGIVGGYFGVELAKWGLHIRVKTGDSFAVPVAAAVAIGRLACFSAGCCYGTPTTLPWGVVFSTADARPRHPTQLYESAFHIAAAAILTLLWRRGLLRGQLIKLYIISYLIYRFFSEFIRPEPEIWLGLTGYQWAAAAVAPVFIWLWICDARSSAGGLAADSNLGI; this is translated from the coding sequence ATGCCTTGGACCTATCCCGCCCTGATGCTGGTGGCAATCGCCGTCGGCGCGGCGATCAGCCGGCGCACTCAGCGAGCGCTATCCCTATCGGCAATGGAACGACTCGGCATCGGGCTCGGCGCGTTCTGCGGGGCGTTCATCGGAGCGCGGCTGCCGTTTGTGCTCTCGAATTGGAATGGATTGATGAGCGGAGCGGCGTGGTTCGGCGACGGCAAGACGATCGTGGCCGGGATCGTCGGCGGCTATTTCGGCGTGGAGTTGGCCAAGTGGGGGCTGCACATCCGCGTGAAGACCGGCGACAGCTTTGCCGTTCCGGTCGCGGCCGCGGTCGCGATCGGCCGACTCGCTTGCTTTTCCGCGGGGTGCTGTTATGGCACTCCCACCACGCTTCCTTGGGGGGTCGTATTCAGCACGGCCGACGCCCGTCCACGACATCCCACGCAACTCTACGAATCGGCTTTCCATATCGCTGCCGCGGCCATTCTAACCTTGTTATGGCGGCGCGGACTGCTTCGCGGGCAACTAATTAAGCTGTACATCATTTCGTATCTCATATACCGTTTTTTCAGCGAGTTTATCCGTCCCGAGCCGGAGATTTGGCTCGGCTTGACGGGTTATCAATGGGCTGCCGCAGCAGTTGCGCCAGTTTTTATTTGGCTCTGGATTTGCGATGCTCGGTCGTCGGCCGGCGGCTTGGCAGCGGATTCGAACCTCGGCATTTAG
- a CDS encoding radical SAM protein, which yields MQLRDHRFLGVTQSLCPECLAVVPAKIIVKDTGRVYFRKRCPAHGVREDFVCSDITQYDRMEFSLPGKAPLFGVEPEKGCPLDCGLCTEHEQHTCIGLVEITAACNLTCPICYSASGPGQKHLSVDECRRAIDRLVEVEGRPEVLQLSGGEPTIHPEFLQILDYACAQPIDIVMINTNGIRLAHDAAFVEQIARYKHRLEIYLQFDGLSDATYQALRGEPLADIKRRAVETLGRHGLRTILVTTLQIDVNEPEIGGIVRFGLERPWITGISFQPATYSGRFVLPESLERRITFPDVIREVARQTDGLFREDDFLPLPCAHPNCHSLSYAYRSGGRIAPLSRFIDARNHLDLLANGITFTRVRARELIEQYLGSAGCCGGKCGPETASPIVQIGATNGGDRATTLRAADAAETESLAAEFFARAMAEQLSPADVFRITITSFLDAYNFDVRRLMKCCIHHVLPSGHVIPFCAYNVLYRDGHVPLPLLRAAATMHATSTR from the coding sequence ATGCAACTTCGCGACCATCGCTTCTTAGGCGTGACTCAGAGCCTCTGTCCCGAGTGTCTGGCCGTCGTGCCGGCGAAGATCATCGTGAAGGACACGGGACGCGTCTACTTTCGCAAGCGTTGTCCCGCGCACGGCGTGCGCGAAGATTTTGTCTGTTCCGATATCACGCAGTACGACCGGATGGAATTCAGTCTGCCGGGAAAGGCGCCACTGTTCGGTGTCGAGCCGGAAAAAGGTTGCCCCCTGGACTGCGGTCTTTGCACCGAGCATGAACAGCACACGTGCATCGGGCTGGTCGAGATCACGGCGGCCTGCAACCTCACCTGCCCGATCTGCTATTCGGCGAGCGGGCCAGGACAAAAGCACCTTTCGGTCGACGAATGTCGCCGCGCCATCGATCGGCTAGTCGAAGTCGAGGGTCGGCCGGAGGTGCTCCAGCTTTCCGGCGGCGAGCCGACGATCCATCCCGAATTCTTGCAAATTCTCGATTACGCCTGCGCCCAACCGATCGACATCGTGATGATCAATACCAACGGGATTCGGCTGGCTCACGACGCCGCGTTTGTCGAACAGATTGCCCGTTACAAGCATCGGTTGGAGATCTACCTGCAATTCGACGGCCTCAGCGACGCGACCTATCAGGCGTTGCGCGGCGAGCCGCTGGCCGACATCAAGCGGCGAGCGGTCGAGACTCTCGGCCGCCATGGCCTGCGCACGATCCTGGTGACGACGCTGCAAATCGACGTGAACGAGCCGGAAATCGGCGGCATCGTCCGCTTTGGGCTGGAGCGGCCTTGGATCACGGGGATCAGTTTTCAACCGGCCACGTACTCGGGTCGGTTCGTGCTGCCCGAGAGCTTGGAGCGGCGGATCACGTTTCCCGATGTGATTCGCGAAGTCGCGCGGCAGACCGACGGGCTTTTTCGGGAGGACGACTTCTTGCCCCTTCCCTGCGCTCATCCCAATTGCCACAGCCTCAGCTACGCTTACCGCAGCGGCGGACGAATCGCGCCGCTATCGCGATTCATCGATGCCCGGAATCATCTGGACTTGCTGGCCAACGGAATCACGTTCACTCGCGTTCGCGCGCGGGAGTTGATCGAGCAGTATTTGGGAAGCGCCGGTTGTTGCGGCGGAAAGTGTGGACCTGAAACGGCGTCGCCGATCGTTCAAATCGGCGCGACGAACGGCGGCGATCGCGCGACCACGTTGCGAGCGGCCGACGCCGCCGAAACGGAGTCGCTCGCCGCGGAGTTCTTTGCGCGAGCGATGGCCGAGCAATTATCGCCTGCCGACGTATTCCGGATCACCATCACCTCGTTCTTGGACGCCTACAATTTCGACGTGCGGCGACTGATGAAATGCTGCATCCATCATGTGCTCCCCAGCGGGCACGTGATCCCGTTTTGCGCCTACAATGTGCTCTACCGCGACGGTCATGTGCCGCTTCCGCTGCTCCGCGCGGCGGCAACGATGCATGCAACCAGCACCCGATGA
- a CDS encoding type II toxin-antitoxin system PemK/MazF family toxin, whose amino-acid sequence MKARRGDVVIVDYPYSDASGSRVRPALVVQGDLNNTRLTSTIVAMITKNIQFAATEPAHLLINIDSPDGKRSGLHVTSAVSFNNLFTVHEQLVLKTIGRLPPPLMLQVDECLKAALGIA is encoded by the coding sequence GTGAAGGCGCGGCGCGGCGATGTAGTGATCGTCGACTACCCTTACAGCGATGCCAGCGGGTCCAGGGTTCGGCCGGCCTTGGTCGTCCAAGGTGATTTGAACAACACTCGGTTGACGAGCACGATCGTTGCGATGATTACCAAGAACATCCAATTTGCGGCAACCGAACCGGCGCACCTATTGATTAACATTGACTCGCCCGATGGTAAGCGGTCAGGGTTGCACGTCACGTCGGCTGTCAGCTTCAACAATCTCTTCACCGTTCACGAGCAGCTCGTTCTCAAGACCATCGGCCGCCTGCCGCCGCCGTTGATGCTCCAGGTGGATGAATGCCTCAAGGCTGCCCTCGGAATTGCGTGA
- a CDS encoding dual specificity protein phosphatase has translation MNQVRDHQLWIGHSGDGRDLQGILEREIRAVVQLAIEEPPLPLPREIIAYRFPLVDGEGNDPNLIHLAIDAVAAMIERSIPALVCCGGGMSRSPAIVAAAISLAERKDLHDCLKAVTESHPSDVSPGLWDEICGVLRAPD, from the coding sequence ATGAATCAAGTCAGAGATCATCAGCTTTGGATCGGTCACTCCGGCGACGGGCGCGATTTGCAGGGCATCCTTGAACGGGAGATTCGCGCCGTCGTGCAATTGGCGATCGAAGAGCCGCCGCTACCATTGCCGCGCGAAATCATCGCTTACCGATTTCCGCTGGTGGACGGAGAGGGCAACGATCCTAATCTGATTCATCTGGCGATCGACGCCGTTGCGGCAATGATCGAGCGTTCGATCCCGGCGCTGGTGTGTTGCGGCGGCGGCATGAGCCGATCGCCGGCAATCGTCGCTGCCGCGATCTCGCTCGCAGAGCGGAAGGACTTGCACGATTGTCTCAAGGCCGTGACGGAATCCCATCCCTCCGACGTCTCGCCCGGATTGTGGGATGAAATCTGCGGCGTATTGCGCGCGCCCGATTAG
- a CDS encoding PDZ domain-containing protein, translating to MKRLTTVLMAFVLALFSNRLLSGQELDYDTTLLTFTSEPSSLGQDWLGLRVTTLPDDLRQKLDLPKEQGLVVREVVPDSPGAKASIKPDDILLKAGDKPVKTYTDILEAVRDAKKSGLALEFLRDGKTYDVVIKPVNRPSGFELPEGLQLDGGAISKNPLAEQQLHRAQLQRIRAELQGVQQRIGAINRELAQLDQLSQANPDLEKMMRQAAAMRRAADELAAAGRTEDAERLRREMRELSERINAATEAGPGGPLGGAMVFPNPGMLAAPPNGLAQRTFTVMDLAAPIEPPAAVPLQFNRSLSLIQPQQPDPAVGELRKQVEQMRHELNELREFIAKKKE from the coding sequence ATGAAACGGCTGACAACGGTTCTGATGGCGTTCGTTTTGGCTCTTTTCTCGAATCGCCTTTTGTCCGGTCAGGAATTGGACTACGACACGACCTTGCTCACCTTCACTTCTGAACCCTCGTCGCTCGGCCAAGACTGGCTGGGGCTGCGAGTAACCACGCTGCCGGACGACTTGCGGCAGAAGCTCGATCTCCCGAAGGAACAAGGGCTAGTGGTTCGCGAAGTCGTGCCGGATAGCCCGGGCGCAAAAGCGAGCATCAAACCGGACGACATTCTCCTCAAGGCCGGCGACAAACCGGTGAAGACTTACACCGACATCCTCGAAGCGGTCCGCGACGCAAAGAAGAGCGGTCTTGCGCTGGAATTTCTGCGGGATGGAAAGACTTACGACGTCGTTATCAAGCCGGTAAACCGGCCGAGCGGCTTTGAATTGCCGGAGGGGCTTCAATTGGACGGCGGCGCGATCTCGAAGAACCCGCTCGCCGAGCAACAACTGCACCGCGCGCAGTTGCAAAGAATCCGTGCCGAGTTGCAGGGGGTCCAGCAGCGGATCGGAGCGATCAACCGCGAGCTAGCGCAGCTAGACCAGCTTAGCCAGGCGAATCCCGATCTGGAAAAAATGATGCGGCAAGCTGCTGCGATGCGGCGCGCGGCCGACGAGTTGGCCGCAGCCGGCCGAACCGAGGATGCCGAACGGCTCCGGCGCGAAATGCGCGAGCTTTCCGAGAGAATAAACGCGGCGACAGAGGCCGGCCCAGGCGGCCCTCTCGGCGGCGCCATGGTTTTCCCCAATCCCGGCATGCTCGCCGCGCCGCCGAATGGCCTTGCGCAAAGGACTTTCACCGTCATGGACCTTGCGGCCCCGATCGAACCGCCGGCGGCCGTTCCGCTTCAGTTCAACCGCAGCCTTTCCCTGATCCAGCCGCAGCAACCCGATCCGGCCGTCGGGGAGCTGCGCAAGCAAGTCGAGCAGATGCGTCACGAGTTGAATGAGCTGCGCGAGTTCATCGCGAAGAAAAAGGAGTGA
- a CDS encoding SAM-dependent chlorinase/fluorinase yields MSRIITLTTDFGLGSPYVAAMKGVILSIHPAARVVDIAHTIGAQNVRQAAVLLAEATTWFPAGTIHVAVVDPGVGTERRIIYAQIGDQQYLAPDNGLLSRLALKTRPSRIITLENPEHWLPSVSNTFHGRDIMAPVAAQLSLGMEPDRLGPSIAELVELNSPAPRIGANEISGSILWVDGFGNLITDITAGMLAGIPDRSRATVEIAGRAIHGIDRTYGDRPVNTLMALVGSSGYLEISTAGGDARSQLNSDAGGPVTVRW; encoded by the coding sequence ATGAGCCGCATCATCACGCTGACCACCGATTTCGGTCTTGGCAGCCCGTATGTGGCGGCGATGAAGGGGGTGATTCTTTCGATACATCCGGCGGCGCGGGTGGTGGATATTGCGCACACGATTGGGGCGCAGAATGTTCGGCAGGCGGCGGTGCTGTTGGCGGAGGCGACGACTTGGTTTCCCGCCGGGACGATTCACGTCGCGGTGGTCGATCCGGGGGTCGGCACCGAGCGGCGAATTATTTATGCCCAGATCGGCGATCAGCAGTATCTTGCGCCCGATAACGGCCTGCTGAGCCGGCTGGCGCTCAAGACCCGCCCGTCGCGGATCATCACTCTCGAGAACCCCGAGCACTGGCTGCCGTCGGTCTCGAACACATTTCACGGTCGCGACATCATGGCCCCGGTCGCGGCGCAGCTCAGCTTGGGTATGGAGCCGGACCGGCTCGGCCCGAGCATTGCCGAGCTTGTGGAACTGAATTCGCCAGCGCCGCGAATCGGCGCGAATGAAATCAGCGGCTCGATCCTCTGGGTCGACGGCTTTGGCAACCTGATCACCGACATCACAGCCGGAATGCTGGCCGGGATCCCGGATCGCAGCCGCGCAACGGTCGAAATCGCCGGCCGCGCGATCCACGGCATCGATCGAACCTACGGCGACCGTCCTGTCAATACGCTCATGGCGCTCGTCGGATCAAGCGGGTATCTTGAAATCTCCACCGCAGGCGGCGACGCTCGCTCGCAGTTGAACTCTGATGCCGGCGGGCCGGTCACCGTGCGCTGGTAA